Proteins co-encoded in one uncultured Draconibacterium sp. genomic window:
- a CDS encoding 3'-5' exonuclease produces MFSIIDIETTGQSYKNGKITEIAIYQHNGQEVTDSFSTLINPEMDIPFFITELTGINNEMVRTAPKFYQVAKKIIEMTRGRTFVAHNASFDYKFIKEEYARLGYDYNRKTMCTVKLSRKLLPGHKSYSLGKICAELGIEINGRHRAAGDALATAKLFDILVEQNGSLGNPKAVNNYRLF; encoded by the coding sequence TTGTTTTCAATAATTGACATAGAAACTACCGGGCAGAGCTATAAAAACGGAAAAATTACCGAAATAGCTATCTACCAACATAATGGACAAGAAGTGACCGACTCTTTCTCCACTCTTATAAATCCGGAAATGGACATTCCATTTTTTATTACAGAACTTACCGGAATAAACAATGAAATGGTGAGAACAGCTCCGAAATTTTACCAGGTGGCAAAGAAAATTATTGAAATGACCAGGGGCCGGACTTTTGTTGCCCACAATGCAAGTTTCGACTATAAGTTCATTAAAGAAGAATATGCGCGTTTAGGTTACGATTACAATCGTAAAACAATGTGTACCGTGAAATTATCGCGCAAACTGCTACCGGGTCACAAATCCTATTCACTAGGAAAAATATGCGCTGAACTGGGGATAGAAATAAATGGCCGACACCGCGCTGCTGGCGATGCACTGGCCACTGCAAAACTTTTTGATATTCTTGTTGAACAAAACGGATCTTTGGGAAACCCCAAAGCCGTTAACAACTACAGGTTGTTTTAA
- a CDS encoding DUF5606 domain-containing protein, translated as MLKGILAISGQSGLFKMVAESKNSIIVESLDTKKRIPVYSTAKVSALEDIAIYTYEADVPLKDVFKAISDAEDGGAAISHKSSGNELKGYFEKVLPDYDQDRVYVSDIKKVLQWYNTLQEKDMLDFSETEEEDTTEEQAD; from the coding sequence ATGTTAAAAGGTATATTAGCAATTTCAGGTCAGTCGGGACTGTTTAAAATGGTTGCCGAAAGTAAAAACAGCATTATTGTAGAATCTCTGGACACCAAAAAGCGTATTCCGGTTTATTCAACCGCCAAAGTATCGGCTTTAGAAGATATAGCCATTTATACATACGAGGCAGATGTGCCCTTAAAAGATGTTTTCAAAGCCATTTCGGATGCAGAAGATGGTGGAGCAGCCATTTCGCACAAATCATCAGGAAATGAGTTAAAAGGCTATTTTGAAAAAGTATTGCCTGATTACGATCAGGATCGTGTATATGTTTCCGATATTAAAAAGGTACTGCAGTGGTACAATACCCTGCAGGAAAAAGACATGCTTGATTTTTCGGAAACAGAAGAGGAAGACACCACAGAAGAACAGGCGGATTAA